The Limnochorda sp. LNt genome includes a region encoding these proteins:
- a CDS encoding Gfo/Idh/MocA family oxidoreductase, protein MGQITGTVDGHRDYVTLEVNGEHGAVALPWQVAAKVPDAHGFPVPEPVRVERLERYARSVPVPEGSGHAAQVGDVLRALRDGGRPVVDGREGRRSIELVTALYESAVSGRRVLLPLTPADPFYTTYGLHTAMRQAGPHPPAEPPSALVEGREPPMT, encoded by the coding sequence TTGGGGCAAATCACCGGCACGGTCGACGGCCACCGCGACTACGTCACGCTCGAGGTCAACGGTGAGCACGGGGCCGTCGCCCTCCCCTGGCAGGTGGCCGCCAAGGTGCCGGACGCTCACGGCTTTCCCGTGCCCGAACCGGTTCGGGTGGAACGACTCGAACGCTACGCCCGGTCGGTGCCGGTCCCCGAGGGAAGCGGTCACGCCGCCCAGGTGGGTGACGTGCTGCGTGCCCTCCGCGACGGAGGCCGGCCGGTGGTGGACGGGCGAGAGGGCCGTCGCAGCATCGAGCTGGTCACCGCCCTGTACGAGTCGGCCGTCTCGGGACGGCGGGTGCTCCTGCCCCTGACGCCTGCCGACCCCTTCTACACCACGTACGGACTCCACACGGCCATGCGTCAGGCAGGCCCGCACCCACCGGCCGAGCCGCCTTCCGCCCTCGTCGAGGGGAGGGAGCCGCCCATGACCTGA
- a CDS encoding Gfo/Idh/MocA family protein codes for MADRIGVGIVGAGGISREHLRAYQAWPDACRVVAVADVVEERARDLASRAGCDAWYTDYRALLARQDVQLISICTPPHLHASLTVTALEAGKHVLVEKPMAASLEECDAMIAAAERHGRLLSVVFQNRFHPDYWRMKALVGGGYRHGGPPLSLRRVGANHRHGRRPPRLRHARGQR; via the coding sequence ATGGCAGATCGGATAGGCGTCGGCATCGTCGGCGCCGGAGGCATCAGCCGGGAGCACCTGAGGGCCTACCAGGCGTGGCCCGATGCGTGCCGGGTGGTGGCCGTGGCGGACGTCGTCGAGGAGCGTGCCCGCGACCTGGCGTCCCGGGCCGGCTGCGATGCCTGGTATACCGACTACCGGGCGCTGTTGGCGCGGCAGGACGTGCAACTGATCTCCATCTGCACGCCGCCCCACCTGCACGCATCGCTGACGGTGACGGCGCTCGAGGCCGGCAAGCACGTGCTGGTGGAGAAGCCGATGGCGGCGTCGCTGGAGGAGTGCGACGCCATGATCGCCGCCGCCGAGAGGCACGGGCGGCTCTTGTCGGTGGTCTTCCAGAACCGCTTCCACCCCGACTACTGGCGCATGAAGGCGCTGGTGGGTGGAGGATATCGGCATGGCGGTCCTCCGCTTTCGCTCCGGCGCGTTGGGGCAAATCACCGGCACGGTCGACGGCCACCGCGACTACGTCACGCTCGAGGTCAACGGTGA
- a CDS encoding manganese catalase family protein: MFLRVDRLQVALPHPQEPDPNAAAAVQELLGGRFGEMSTLMNYMYQSFNFRGREKLKPYYDLIANIATEELGHIELVAATVNALLSGSTSPGAPDEAPLSRAASLRNTHHFIATGQTALVGDSMGGSWRGDYVFSSGNLVLDLLHNFFLENGARLQKIRVYEMTRNPVARQMIGYLLVRGGVHALAYAKALESLTGVDVSKMLPIPNIENSKFPEARKFEEAGVHRALYRFSPQDYQEIGKIWRGPAPDGGTLQVVDGPPEGGPVPVLPDVPEEFAPGVDPQVLADLARRLAS; the protein is encoded by the coding sequence GTGTTCCTGCGTGTCGATCGCCTGCAGGTCGCCCTGCCGCACCCCCAGGAGCCCGACCCCAATGCCGCGGCGGCCGTCCAGGAGCTGTTGGGCGGACGGTTCGGCGAGATGTCGACCCTCATGAACTACATGTACCAGTCCTTCAACTTCCGCGGCCGCGAGAAGTTGAAGCCCTACTACGACCTCATCGCCAACATCGCCACCGAGGAGCTGGGCCACATCGAGCTGGTGGCCGCCACGGTCAATGCGCTGCTGTCGGGCTCGACGAGCCCGGGAGCTCCCGACGAGGCACCGCTGTCGCGTGCCGCGTCGCTCCGCAACACCCATCACTTCATCGCAACGGGCCAGACCGCCCTGGTGGGCGACTCGATGGGCGGGTCCTGGCGAGGCGACTACGTCTTCTCCAGCGGCAACCTGGTGCTGGACCTGCTCCACAACTTCTTCCTGGAGAATGGGGCCCGGCTCCAGAAGATCCGGGTCTACGAGATGACCCGCAACCCCGTGGCCCGCCAGATGATAGGCTACCTGCTGGTGCGGGGTGGCGTCCATGCCCTGGCCTATGCCAAGGCCCTGGAGAGCCTCACGGGTGTCGATGTCTCCAAGATGCTGCCCATCCCCAACATCGAAAACAGCAAGTTCCCGGAGGCCCGCAAGTTCGAGGAGGCGGGCGTCCATCGCGCGCTGTACCGCTTCAGCCCGCAGGACTACCAGGAGATCGGCAAGATCTGGCGGGGCCCGGCTCCCGACGGGGGCACGCTCCAGGTGGTCGACGGGCCTCCCGAGGGCGGGCCCGTGCCCGTGCTGCCCGACGTGCCGGAGGAGTTCGCACCGGGTGTCGACCCGCAGGTGCTGGCCGACCTGGCCCGACGCCTGGCATCCTGA
- a CDS encoding mandelate racemase/muconate lactonizing enzyme family protein — MSGTRIARVEVLPLVLPFRGEFRISRGVIGATDRGRTVALVKVTADDGTVGWGESSPIPVWSPETLHSVVGAIRDHLGPAVIGRPVDDLDGLHRAMHEAIAPGFGAGMPIAKAGIDIAVHDLLGKIRGLPLWALLGYRRATTVTLSWTVGAPDLDSARRSIEEGRQRGYRHFNVKVGHDVHHDVALCEMVRKVAPDSVLWGDANGGIPPHRAAAHARALEAAGLDLLEQPVRADAIGTWRELRQRVEIPIVVDETVTGPGPLMELIRADAVSGVALKVTRTGGIFPSRQCAEIAMAAGLLLVSSGLTDAGVALAANVHLAAAFGVELPCALNGPQFLADDVLALPLAIEGDVVTVPDGPGLGIVVDEEKVRHYAVSL, encoded by the coding sequence ATGAGCGGCACGCGCATCGCCCGAGTCGAGGTCTTGCCCCTGGTCTTGCCGTTTCGCGGGGAGTTTCGGATCTCCCGGGGGGTCATCGGGGCCACCGACAGGGGGCGCACGGTGGCCCTCGTCAAAGTGACCGCCGACGATGGCACGGTGGGGTGGGGCGAATCGTCGCCCATACCGGTCTGGTCGCCCGAGACGCTCCACTCCGTGGTGGGGGCCATCCGCGATCACCTGGGGCCCGCCGTCATCGGACGGCCGGTGGACGACCTGGACGGGCTGCACCGCGCCATGCACGAGGCCATCGCACCCGGCTTCGGCGCCGGGATGCCCATCGCCAAGGCGGGCATCGACATCGCGGTGCACGACCTGCTGGGCAAGATCCGGGGCCTGCCGCTGTGGGCCCTGCTGGGCTACCGGCGCGCGACGACGGTGACCCTCAGCTGGACCGTGGGCGCGCCCGATCTGGACTCCGCCCGGCGTTCCATCGAGGAGGGCCGGCAAAGGGGCTACCGCCACTTCAACGTCAAGGTGGGGCACGACGTGCACCACGACGTCGCGCTCTGCGAGATGGTCCGCAAGGTCGCCCCCGACAGCGTGCTGTGGGGGGACGCCAACGGAGGGATCCCGCCGCATCGGGCCGCGGCCCACGCCAGGGCCCTGGAGGCGGCGGGCCTGGATCTGCTGGAGCAGCCGGTACGGGCGGACGCCATCGGGACGTGGCGGGAGCTGCGCCAGCGCGTCGAGATCCCCATCGTCGTCGACGAGACCGTGACGGGGCCAGGTCCGTTGATGGAGCTGATCCGCGCCGATGCCGTCTCGGGCGTGGCGCTCAAGGTGACCCGCACCGGGGGTATCTTCCCCAGCCGGCAGTGTGCCGAGATCGCGATGGCCGCCGGGCTGCTGCTGGTCAGCAGCGGCCTCACCGATGCGGGCGTGGCGCTGGCGGCCAACGTCCACCTCGCGGCCGCCTTCGGCGTCGAGCTGCCTTGCGCCCTCAACGGCCCGCAATTCCTCGCGGACGACGTGCTGGCCCTACCCCTGGCCATCGAGGGCGACGTGGTGACCGTGCCGGATGGCCCGGGCCTGGGGATCGTGGTCGACGAGGAGAAGGTCCGGCACTATGCGGTCTCGCTGTGA
- a CDS encoding endo-1,4-beta-xylanase, producing MHRRRLVVALAVVALFAGLWGVPKATAWAQQEGDLVQEPSLRELAAPTGLRIGFASANDFWTLPDAATYQRLAAREFDILTPENQMKWDSLRPAPDRFDFEAAERHVAFAAAHGMQVHGHTLVWHNQLPAWLTTTRWTPDALEGVLEEHIRRVVGHFRGRVAVWDVVNEALDEDGRLRESFWYVNLGPSYIEKAFTWAREADPDAILIYNDYNIEVVNAKSDALYEMMVDFKRRGVPVDGIGFQMHVTHRGLDYGSLRRNLERFADLGLSLYITEMDVRIPGEPDMERLLQQAEVYRRVLQIALPQPRVAAVQFWGFTDRYSWVPQSFPGQGAALVFDRAYRAKPAYYALKEVLSAFVAAFKPYRDLQVIQRSPERYEVRARVHNTGAAPEVRDVALRIDGQVVASQRVELLPREERPVAFEHTFDRRGTYWVAVGDLPAVEVTVPGRLGLLQPSVWLDFEDGVGNRSTSGIVARPSGAVRIGETGRIGRGIEFDGEGRLELDDPLHRHSGGHEMLTLPTRGGFTLALWFKPDFPEGAAGPFALLDASRNPIYFAVSITRQGLSWYYEDGTDADFQMDVPAPLDDGQWHHLAVTGAFGQPGVMAVYLDGELRAARDIVASPAGPLSPLVIGHDSDPTYFPTHVGFVGSVDEVRVFPWILTADEIREVMASHAYASQPGTHVTEWVSLEPGETLRSLTVHASVGAADRVEATVETSLDGQSVSERTTLTVEGGEATHPLALGPARYFRIRTVLDGFSAAVLEYEAASSSGRRWLWSTTEDWARGIWSSNVDLGAPWPVEPPETSTAAGPL from the coding sequence ATGCATCGCCGACGGCTCGTCGTCGCCCTGGCGGTGGTGGCGCTCTTCGCGGGCCTCTGGGGGGTTCCGAAGGCGACCGCATGGGCCCAACAGGAGGGGGACCTCGTACAGGAGCCCTCCTTGCGAGAACTGGCGGCTCCGACGGGTCTGCGCATCGGCTTCGCCTCCGCGAACGACTTCTGGACGCTGCCCGACGCCGCGACCTACCAGCGCCTGGCTGCACGGGAGTTCGACATCCTCACGCCCGAGAACCAGATGAAGTGGGACAGCCTGCGCCCGGCGCCGGACCGGTTCGACTTCGAGGCGGCGGAGCGGCATGTGGCCTTCGCTGCCGCGCACGGGATGCAGGTGCACGGCCACACCCTGGTCTGGCACAACCAGCTGCCCGCCTGGCTGACCACCACCCGCTGGACCCCCGATGCGCTGGAGGGGGTGCTGGAGGAGCACATCCGCCGCGTGGTCGGCCACTTCCGGGGCCGCGTCGCGGTCTGGGACGTCGTCAACGAGGCCCTCGACGAGGACGGTCGCCTGCGGGAGAGCTTCTGGTACGTCAACCTGGGCCCCTCCTACATCGAGAAGGCCTTCACATGGGCGAGGGAGGCGGACCCCGACGCGATCTTGATCTACAACGACTACAACATCGAGGTCGTCAACGCCAAGTCGGACGCGCTGTACGAGATGATGGTCGACTTCAAGCGACGGGGCGTGCCCGTCGACGGCATCGGCTTTCAGATGCACGTGACCCATCGGGGACTGGATTACGGGAGCCTGCGCCGCAACCTCGAGCGCTTCGCGGACCTGGGTCTGTCGCTGTACATCACGGAGATGGACGTCCGCATCCCCGGCGAGCCGGACATGGAGAGGCTGCTGCAGCAGGCCGAGGTATACCGTCGGGTCTTGCAGATCGCCCTTCCGCAGCCCCGGGTGGCGGCCGTCCAGTTCTGGGGCTTCACGGACCGCTACTCGTGGGTGCCCCAGTCGTTTCCGGGCCAGGGCGCCGCCCTCGTCTTCGACCGGGCGTACCGGGCCAAGCCGGCCTACTACGCGCTCAAGGAGGTCTTGAGCGCGTTCGTGGCCGCCTTCAAGCCGTACAGGGACCTGCAGGTGATCCAGCGCAGCCCCGAGCGCTACGAGGTACGCGCCCGGGTCCACAACACGGGCGCCGCGCCCGAGGTGCGTGACGTGGCGTTGCGGATCGACGGTCAGGTCGTGGCATCCCAACGGGTGGAGCTCCTGCCGAGGGAGGAGCGCCCGGTGGCGTTCGAGCACACCTTCGACCGGCGCGGTACGTACTGGGTCGCCGTGGGGGACCTGCCGGCCGTCGAGGTGACCGTGCCGGGTCGCCTCGGCCTGCTGCAGCCATCGGTCTGGCTCGACTTCGAAGATGGCGTCGGCAATCGCTCGACCAGCGGCATCGTCGCGCGGCCGTCTGGGGCGGTGCGCATCGGCGAGACCGGACGCATCGGCCGGGGCATCGAGTTCGACGGGGAGGGCCGACTCGAGCTGGACGACCCGCTGCATCGCCACAGCGGCGGGCACGAGATGCTGACGCTCCCGACAAGGGGCGGCTTCACCCTGGCGCTCTGGTTCAAGCCGGACTTCCCCGAGGGGGCGGCCGGTCCCTTCGCCTTGCTGGACGCCAGTCGCAATCCCATCTACTTCGCCGTCTCCATCACGCGGCAGGGCCTGAGCTGGTACTACGAGGACGGCACCGACGCCGACTTCCAGATGGACGTCCCTGCACCCCTGGATGACGGCCAGTGGCATCACCTCGCCGTCACCGGCGCCTTCGGGCAGCCGGGGGTGATGGCGGTCTACCTCGACGGCGAGTTGCGGGCGGCTCGCGATATCGTCGCCAGCCCCGCCGGGCCGCTCTCGCCGCTGGTCATCGGCCACGACTCCGACCCCACCTACTTTCCGACGCACGTCGGCTTCGTCGGCAGCGTCGACGAGGTACGAGTCTTCCCGTGGATCCTCACCGCGGATGAGATCCGGGAGGTGATGGCCTCCCATGCGTACGCGTCCCAGCCAGGGACGCATGTCACCGAGTGGGTGAGCCTCGAGCCCGGCGAGACGCTCCGCTCGCTCACCGTGCATGCCTCGGTCGGGGCCGCCGACCGCGTCGAGGCGACCGTCGAGACCTCCCTCGACGGTCAGAGCGTCTCGGAGCGAACGACGCTCACGGTGGAAGGCGGAGAGGCGACCCATCCCCTGGCGCTCGGACCGGCTCGGTACTTCCGCATCCGTACCGTCCTGGACGGCTTCTCCGCGGCGGTGCTGGAGTACGAGGCAGCGTCCTCGTCGGGTCGCCGGTGGCTGTGGAGCACGACCGAGGACTGGGCCAGGGGGATCTGGTCGTCCAACGTCGACCTGGGCGCTCCTTGGCCGGTCGAGCCTCCCGAGACCTCGACCGCGGCCGGCCCGCTTTAG
- a CDS encoding carbohydrate ABC transporter permease → MGVSARAGVRPRTRRVGSSLLSYALLGVAAVLMAMPFIWMVSSGFKSYREIFMDPFRLVPQQWTWTNYRDVFRVAPFHLYIFNTAKVTFFSTLGTLATSALGAYAFARLRFPGRDYLFMGYLATMMIPGQVTLVPRFILMRWLGLIDNHLALILPGMFTAYGTFLLRQFFLTIPRELEEAAAIDGAGFLRRFLTIILPQARPALATLAVFTLMWHWNDYLNPLIFLHSQRNRTLALGLAIFRGDVDVQWNLVMAAVTISVAPLVVAFLAAQRFFVEGIALTGLKG, encoded by the coding sequence GTGGGGGTGTCTGCCCGTGCGGGCGTCCGTCCCCGGACTCGTCGGGTCGGGTCGAGCCTGCTGAGCTATGCCCTGCTGGGCGTGGCCGCCGTCCTGATGGCCATGCCCTTCATCTGGATGGTCTCGTCCGGGTTCAAGTCGTACCGGGAGATCTTCATGGATCCGTTCCGGCTCGTGCCGCAGCAATGGACGTGGACCAACTACCGCGACGTCTTCCGGGTCGCCCCGTTTCACCTCTACATCTTCAACACGGCCAAGGTCACCTTCTTCAGCACCCTCGGCACGCTGGCCACCTCGGCGCTCGGGGCCTACGCGTTCGCCCGCCTGCGGTTCCCGGGCCGTGACTATCTCTTCATGGGCTATCTCGCCACCATGATGATCCCCGGCCAGGTCACCCTGGTGCCGCGGTTCATCCTGATGCGGTGGCTGGGGCTCATCGACAATCACCTGGCGCTGATCCTGCCGGGGATGTTCACGGCGTACGGCACCTTCCTGCTCCGGCAGTTCTTCCTGACCATCCCCCGCGAGCTGGAGGAGGCGGCCGCCATCGACGGGGCGGGCTTCTTGCGGCGCTTCCTCACCATCATCCTGCCCCAGGCCAGGCCGGCTCTGGCGACGCTGGCCGTCTTCACCCTGATGTGGCACTGGAACGACTACCTCAACCCTCTCATCTTCCTGCACAGCCAGCGAAACCGCACCCTGGCCCTGGGGCTGGCCATCTTTCGCGGCGACGTGGACGTGCAGTGGAACCTGGTCATGGCCGCCGTCACCATCTCGGTCGCGCCGCTGGTGGTCGCATTCCTGGCGGCTCAGCGATTCTTCGTCGAGGGGATCGCCCTGACGGGGCTCAAGGGTTGA
- a CDS encoding carbohydrate ABC transporter permease has protein sequence MTAKRIVMYALLGAVAFLTLFPFYWMLVLATHDRGTIFNYPPPLVPGDKAAVNYRQLVESVPFWRNFWNSLYTAGMGTLATLFFCSLGGFGFAMYDFRFKEPLFAVLVATLMIPSLLGIIPYYLIMQWLGWLNHPRALYVPGMASAFGIFLMRQYIASAIPRDLMDAARIDGCTEFTIFRRIIVPLIKPALGTLSIITFVGSWNNFMGALIVMRTREAYTLPVALRSLQGVTSTDWGALMLGTAISVLPLLLAFVTGSSRIIEGLTAGATKG, from the coding sequence ATGACGGCGAAGCGGATCGTGATGTACGCGCTGCTGGGAGCGGTCGCCTTCCTCACGCTCTTCCCCTTCTACTGGATGTTGGTGCTGGCGACGCACGACCGCGGCACCATCTTCAACTACCCGCCGCCCCTGGTGCCGGGCGACAAGGCGGCCGTCAACTACCGGCAGCTGGTGGAGTCGGTGCCGTTCTGGCGCAACTTCTGGAACAGCCTCTACACCGCGGGCATGGGCACCTTGGCGACGCTCTTCTTCTGCAGCCTCGGCGGATTCGGCTTCGCGATGTACGACTTCCGATTCAAGGAGCCCCTCTTCGCCGTGCTGGTGGCGACGCTGATGATCCCCTCGCTGCTGGGGATCATCCCCTACTACCTGATCATGCAGTGGCTGGGCTGGCTCAACCATCCCAGGGCCCTGTACGTCCCGGGCATGGCCTCCGCGTTCGGCATCTTCCTGATGCGGCAGTACATCGCCAGCGCCATCCCGCGCGATCTGATGGACGCCGCCCGCATCGACGGTTGCACGGAGTTCACCATCTTCCGTCGGATCATCGTGCCCTTGATCAAGCCGGCCCTTGGCACGCTGTCCATCATCACCTTCGTGGGCTCGTGGAACAACTTCATGGGCGCCCTCATCGTCATGCGCACCCGGGAGGCCTACACGCTGCCTGTGGCGCTGCGCTCCCTGCAGGGCGTCACCTCCACCGACTGGGGCGCCCTGATGCTGGGCACGGCCATCAGCGTGCTGCCCCTGCTGCTGGCCTTCGTGACGGGGTCGAGCCGCATCATCGAGGGCCTTACGGCGGGGGCGACCAAGGGGTAA
- a CDS encoding DUF6807 domain-containing protein: MLRLELSESWAEVHAPGGRVLRYVAGEPPKRRPYIHPISLPGGPAMTADRPEDHVHHHGLWVAHHRVDSGGRIDDFYLERGPEGEIVHRAYEDVVQEGERVGFGAVHHWVAPDGFVPLEDRWDVQVGQYETGDVFIDFTLELRATGGAVRLHTTNEGALPLIRVARWMSADAGGIITNSRGATKEWMTFGRRAEWVDCSAPDEQGVWQGLTIFDHPANPSFPAPWFTRDYGPFGPGPNCFDGDLVIAPWLPLLLRYRIVVHRGDVKQAGIQRRWQAYYAAALRGRPASEG; this comes from the coding sequence GTGCTGCGTCTGGAGCTGTCGGAGAGCTGGGCGGAGGTGCACGCGCCGGGGGGGAGGGTGCTGCGCTACGTGGCGGGGGAGCCTCCCAAGCGCCGCCCGTACATCCACCCCATCTCCCTGCCGGGAGGCCCGGCGATGACCGCCGACCGCCCGGAGGACCACGTGCACCATCACGGGCTGTGGGTGGCCCACCACCGGGTCGACTCGGGCGGGCGCATCGACGACTTCTACCTCGAGCGAGGGCCCGAGGGCGAGATCGTCCACCGGGCCTACGAGGACGTGGTGCAGGAGGGGGAGCGCGTGGGCTTCGGCGCCGTGCACCACTGGGTCGCTCCGGACGGGTTCGTGCCGCTGGAGGATCGGTGGGACGTGCAGGTGGGGCAGTACGAGACGGGCGACGTCTTCATCGACTTCACCCTGGAGCTTCGGGCCACCGGCGGGGCGGTGCGGCTGCACACCACCAACGAGGGAGCGCTGCCGCTCATCCGCGTCGCCCGGTGGATGTCGGCCGACGCCGGGGGCATCATCACCAACAGCCGGGGTGCCACCAAGGAGTGGATGACGTTCGGTCGCAGGGCCGAGTGGGTGGACTGCTCGGCTCCCGACGAGCAGGGGGTCTGGCAGGGGTTGACCATCTTCGACCATCCGGCCAACCCGTCGTTTCCCGCTCCGTGGTTCACCCGCGACTACGGGCCCTTCGGCCCCGGCCCCAACTGCTTCGACGGCGACCTGGTCATCGCGCCCTGGCTTCCTCTGTTGCTGCGGTACCGCATCGTGGTGCACCGCGGCGACGTGAAGCAGGCTGGGATTCAGCGACGGTGGCAGGCGTACTACGCGGCCGCGTTGCGAGGCCGGCCGGCCAGCGAGGGGTGA
- a CDS encoding Fur family transcriptional regulator gives MLARATRHPYNDASMVPERFDEMAGWLRAHGLRPSSPRIAVLSFLERRGQHLTPYEIYEGLRAAGAPVSIATLYQNLQALSRHGLIKRIVGPDGAVRYDVNLAPHHHLVCERCGRLVDVGLSGPLDVRPVLLSRHGLEQEPPLDAAGAGWRIQGAQVEFRGTCPDCSQRTTSPGTKRRRRTSQGPTRRRQRPTT, from the coding sequence ATGCTGGCGAGAGCCACCCGTCACCCTTATAATGACGCGAGCATGGTGCCCGAGCGATTCGACGAGATGGCCGGGTGGCTGAGGGCGCACGGGCTGCGGCCCAGTTCACCACGCATCGCGGTGCTCTCGTTCCTCGAGCGGCGAGGCCAGCACCTGACGCCCTACGAGATCTACGAGGGCCTGCGGGCGGCGGGAGCGCCCGTCAGCATCGCCACCCTCTATCAAAACCTGCAGGCGTTGAGCCGCCACGGCCTCATCAAGCGCATCGTGGGGCCCGACGGGGCGGTGCGCTACGACGTCAACCTGGCGCCGCACCACCACCTGGTCTGCGAGCGATGCGGCCGCCTGGTCGACGTGGGGCTGTCAGGGCCGCTGGACGTGCGGCCGGTGCTGCTCTCCCGTCACGGTCTGGAGCAGGAGCCGCCGCTGGATGCGGCAGGGGCCGGATGGCGCATCCAGGGGGCGCAGGTGGAGTTTCGTGGGACGTGTCCCGACTGCAGCCAGCGCACGACCTCGCCGGGCACGAAGCGACGGCGCCGCACCAGCCAAGGGCCGACCAGGCGCCGGCAGCGTCCGACGACGTGA